In the Staphylococcus condimenti genome, one interval contains:
- the ribD gene encoding bifunctional diaminohydroxyphosphoribosylaminopyrimidine deaminase/5-amino-6-(5-phosphoribosylamino)uracil reductase RibD translates to MNRFLDNAIQLAKMAEGQTGVNPAVGSVVVNQGRIVGLGAHLKQGERHAEVQALDMAGDQARGGTIYVSLEPCTHYGSTPPCVNKIIEAGISKVVYAMKDITLDSPGDEILKSAGIDVEYQHDIEAEKMYRDFFAAKVSKIPEVTLKVSVSLDGKQATDAGQSQWITNPDVKQDVLKNRARHDAILTGAGTVEVDNPSLTVRIEGERQPIRVILDRSGRLSFRQNMFHDRLTPVWLYTENKALQNKEHPDNIKIIQLEECSIHNILRDLYDKGIGSLYVEAGPNVSSQFLQSECVQTLIIYYAPKVIGGSGKYQFYQTEEVLSLDKIPQFEIAHSEIIDQNIKVSLRKK, encoded by the coding sequence TTGAATCGATTTTTAGACAATGCAATACAACTGGCAAAAATGGCAGAAGGACAAACTGGTGTAAATCCTGCTGTAGGTTCTGTTGTTGTCAATCAAGGCCGAATTGTCGGTCTCGGTGCACATTTGAAACAGGGTGAACGGCATGCTGAGGTCCAAGCTTTAGATATGGCAGGGGATCAAGCGCGTGGCGGTACTATTTATGTTTCTTTAGAACCATGTACACATTATGGTTCAACTCCGCCTTGTGTCAATAAGATAATTGAAGCTGGAATATCGAAAGTGGTTTATGCAATGAAAGATATTACATTAGATTCGCCGGGTGATGAGATTTTAAAATCAGCAGGCATTGACGTGGAATATCAGCATGATATTGAAGCAGAGAAAATGTATAGAGATTTCTTTGCTGCTAAAGTTTCTAAAATTCCAGAAGTTACATTAAAGGTAAGTGTGAGTTTGGATGGTAAACAAGCGACGGACGCTGGTCAAAGTCAATGGATTACCAATCCAGATGTAAAACAAGATGTTTTGAAAAACCGTGCACGTCATGATGCGATATTGACAGGAGCAGGAACAGTAGAAGTGGATAACCCGAGTTTAACAGTCAGAATAGAAGGTGAACGCCAACCTATCCGAGTGATATTAGATAGAAGTGGTCGTTTAAGTTTTAGACAAAATATGTTTCATGACCGATTAACGCCAGTTTGGTTGTATACAGAAAATAAAGCATTACAAAATAAAGAACATCCTGATAATATCAAGATTATTCAGTTAGAAGAATGTTCTATCCATAATATCTTACGTGATTTATATGATAAAGGTATCGGTTCACTTTATGTAGAAGCCGGACCGAATGTATCTTCACAATTTCTCCAATCAGAGTGTGTTCAAACACTTATTATTTACTACGCCCCGAAAGTTATTGGAGGTTCAGGGAAATACCAATTCTATCAAACAGAAGAAGTACTTTCTTTGGATAAAATCCCTCAATT